The window TGAGCAACCGGAAGATGGCTTTCACCATGTTCTCGTCCACGTCGTACGTGTCGGCGTAGCGGCCGGCGCGCTCCATCACGGCGTCTTCCTGTTCCTCGTCGGTGGTGGCGAGGCCCTGTTCTTCCTTGACTCGGGCGACGCTGTCCGCGACGTAGGTGCGGCGCGCGATGAGTTCGACGAGGTCGTGGTCGATCCCCTCGATTTCCTCGCGGAGTTCGTCGAGGGTCATGTCGTCAGCACGCGGCCGCCGGTCGTTCGAGTCGTCGTCAGTAGCGTCGTTCCGGGTCTCTCGTTCCATAGTTCTCGTACCTCTTTGAGTGCGTCTTCGGTGCCGACGGCGACGTGGCTGGGGCCGGTGCCGGAGAGGCCGACGCCGTCGGCGAGCGGCAGGGCGTCGACGGCGGGGCCGGTGGGTTGGTCGAGCGCGGCGCAGAACGCGAAGCCGTTGACGGTCATCGCGGTCTCGTACCGTCCGGCGAGCGCGAGTTCCCCGACGAGTTCGGCGACCGGCGCGATGCGCGCGCAGCGGTCGGCGTCGGCGTCCGCGCTGTACGCGCGCTCCGGCGGCGTCCAGACGAGCACGTCCCAGTCCACCTCGTCGCGGGCGAGGAGGGCGTCGCGGTCGTTGTTCGTGACGGTGAGGCCGCCGAGCATGCTCGCGCTCGCGTCGTCGAACGCGCCCGTCACCGTCACACCCGTCTCGCGGGCCGCCCGCACGCCGAGCAGCGCGGCGTCCTCCAGCGTCACGTCGTCGGCGACGCCGAGCGCGGAGAGCGTCGCGAGCACGGTGGCGTTCGCGGCGGCGCTCGAACTCTTCAGCCCCGACGCCATCGGGATCTCGCTCTCGGTCTCCACGACGCCGCCCAGCGCGGGGTCGCCGTACTCCTCGCACGCGAGTTCGACGCAGCGCTCTATCAGGGCCGTGTCGGCGTCCGCGTCCTCCGCGACCGTCCCCGTCACGGACTCCGCGTCGGGGTCGAGCGAGACCGCGGCGGTGACGGTGCGGTCGATGGCGAACGCGGACCCGCGGCCGGTGGCGAGCGCGTTGAGTACGGTGCCCGCGGCGGGCGCTTCGGCGCGGCCGTCCATACCGGAGAGTGGGCGAGTCGACGCTTCAAGGTGGCGGTGGCGTCAAACCCTCGACCCGCGACCCGCGGGCCTTTTCCCCGCGCGGCGTCGAGAACGCGTATGAGCGGACGCAGCGACGTGGAGCCGGACACGCTGGACGTGGAACTCGCGGAGGACGGCGTCGCCGTGGAGTACGCGGACGGCCGCCGCACGTTCTACCACGGCGTCCCGGAGAAAGTCGAGGGAACGCTGCGCGCGCAGCCCGGGCGGGACGTGCACGTGCTCGTCACCGACCCGGACGGGACGGAGGGCGCGCTGACGTACGTGAACGACCGGATGACGAGCGACGAGATACTCGCGGACACCGGCGTGGGGCGCGTCCTCCTCGACGCCGACGGGGAGAAGACGGTGTTCCCGGGCGTGACGGTGCGCCGGGACGGGTACGCCATCGAGGTCGAGGCCGACCCCGAGGCGGCGGGCGGTCGCGTGTTCGTCTTCGAGGAGGACGAGCTGAGCGAGTACAGCTACGAGTTCGCCTGACTACTGGAGGTACGAGGGGTCTTCGGCGTCGCAGTTCTCCTCGTGTTGTGCGGCGTCCTCGGGGTCGTCGAACATCAGCCCGCACTTCTCGCAGGCGTACCACGTCATGTCGTCGCGCGTCGTCTCTTCGACCATACTCGTGGTTCCGCCCGCTATCCTCAAAACCGTTACCCCGACTCGTGTTCGCAGAGCGCGCGCTCGTACGCCGTCTCGGGGTCGCTCCACTCCTCGCGGGTCACGTCGGCGACAACGCGTCCGAGCGACATGACGGTGAGGCGGTCGGCGAGGCCGTCGAACCGGTCGAGGTTGTGCGTGGAGACGAGCACGTACCGGTCGTCGGTCGCGTACGCCTCGATGGTGTCCACGATTGCGTCACGGGTGGCGGGGTCGAGGTCGGCGAGCGGTTCGTCCAGAACGAGCGTGTCCGGTCGGTCGAGGAGGGAGAGCGCGAGGTCGAGTCGTTTCCGGTAGCCGTCGGAGAGCGCGCTCGCGGAGCGGTCGAGCATCGGTGTGAGGCCGAGGCGGTCTTCCAGGTCCGCGCGCCACTCCCGGGGTTCGTCGGAGAACCCGGCGAAGACGGCGAGGTTGTCGGCGACGGTGAGGTCGTGGTAGACGCTCGGCGTCTGGAACGCGTAGTTCACGTCGTCCGGCACCTCGACCGACCCGGACGTGAGCCGGGTGAGGCCGGCGAGGCACCGCAGGAGGGTGGTCTTCCCGCTGCCGTTCGGCCCGGCGAAGCAGTGGACGCCGGGCGCGAAGTCGAGCGTCACGCCGTCCACGGCGACCACGTCCCCGTAGCGTTTGGTGAGGTTCTGGGCGCGCATTTCAGGCACCTCGTTCGTAGTGGCGGACGCTCCCCGCGAACAGGACGCAACAGACGGCGAGCGTCCCGAGCAGGAGGACGAAGGTGTCCGCGTAGGCCGTGAGCGGTTGGCCGCGGAGCGTGAACCCGCGAGCGGCGACCATCGCGTGATAAGTCGGAAGGGACGTGATGAAGTCGCGGCGGGCGACGGAGAAGAACCCGCGCGGGTAAGCGAGTCCGGAGAACGCGAGACAGAAGAGAAGGACGGCGAGGTTCGCGAGGCGTCCCCACGCGGAGAACCGGAGCGCGACGGTGACGGCGGCGGCGAACGTCCCCGCGGCGAGGAACGTGAGCGCGGACACGGCGATGACGCTCGGCCGCAGGAACCCCACCGGGGTGCCGAGGTATCGGCTCGCGAGGTCGAACACCGCGATGGGCGCGACGAGCAGAACGGTGAACGCGACGAGTTTCGTCGCGACAACCCGAGAGAGCGAGGATTCGAGGCGGAGGCGGTCGATGGCGGCCTCCTCCGACGCGAGGTTGTACGGGAGGTAGGCGAGCGCGACGAGCAACACGAGCACGAGCAGGAACGTCGGCAGCAGGTACGCGGAGAGCGACCACTCGCGGCCGACGACCGTGTACGTCGCGGTGACCGGGCGGTCGAGGAGCGAGGAGAGGCCGCGCTCCGCGACGGTCGCGAGGACCTGCGCGGGTTCCTGGTAGGGCACGACGCTCCCGGAGACGAACAGGTCGACGGTCGCGCGGCCCGACCCCCCGGCGAGGTTCGCGGGCGCGGTGACGACCGCGTACACGCGCTCGTGAGCGAGCGCCCGCATCGCCGCCGTTCTCGACTCGTAGATGCTGGGGTCGCTGAACAGCGTCACCGCCGCGCGCACCACTTCGAGGTCGTCCCGCGTCACGCCCGATCCCGCCGGTGCAACCGCGACCTGCACGGACTTCGGGAGCACGTGCTCGAACGCGAGCGTCCCGTACACGAAGATGGCGGGCGCGACGACGAACAGAACGAACAGCGGGAGTTTCTTCCGCCAGCCCCAGCGGAGTTCCTTCGCGAGGAGCGGCGGGAGCGCCATCTACGCGGTCGCGGTCGTCGTCGCTGAGCCGGTACTCGACTCGTTGTACGCGCTCTCTATCGCGTTCTCGATGTTGGACGCGGCGTTCTCGTAGGAGACGGTGACGGTCGTGCCCTCGCTCGTCACCTCGATTTTGTCGAGGGTCTCCGCGGCGGCCTCCTCGGACGCGAGTTCGTACGCCGAGAGCGCGCCCTGCATGACCTGCATGATGTTCGTCGCGGCGCTGCTCGTGTTCGTCACGACGTGCGTCACGCCGCCGATGTCCGTGTCCTCGACGTAGAACGCTCCCGAGACCACCTGTACGGAGTTCAGCGTCTCGCTCGCGAACTGCGTCTCGGAGGCGTACGGACCGGTGTCGAGTTCCTGCTGGGGGACGGTCATCGCGAACTTCACGTAGCCCGCGCGAGTGTCCGCGAACGTCTGCCGGAGGTCGCCGCTCACCGCGGGCGCGTCACCCGCACGCACGTCCACGACGGCTTTCACGGCGGATTCAGTGCCGGTGACGAACGCGCCGTCACCGAGCCAGCCGACGACGCTCCCGCTCGCGAACGCCGATTCGGGCACCCAGATCGTCGCGTTCCCGTAGGTCTCCGTCGAGAACTCCATCCCGGTCTGGTTCGTCACCGCCGACTTCAGTTCGGTCTTGGAGAGCGAGGACGTGACGAGCGCGCCGTTGAACGACCCGGAGTCGGTGTCGGCCTGCTCGCTCGCGTTCGAGAACGCCGTCACCGTCTCGAACTGGGTCGCTGACAGCCCCGTGTCGTTCTCCGCGTCGGCGATGGCTTCGGAGACGGACGCGGGACCCGAGTAGTACGGCGACGACGCGTTCATCTCGGAGAAGTACGTGTTCGCGACGCCGCGGAGCGTGTCGTCTTCGAGCATCGATTCTACGTCGACGAACGCGAGGGAGTCGACGTTCGCGGGGACGCTGTCGAGCTGTGCGGCGGCACTCGCGCTCCCACCGTCGTCGGTGAGGAGTCCGGCACAGCCGGCGGTCGAGACGAGCATCGCGACGGCGAGAACGGCGGCGACCGACCGTGCGGTCGCGCCGCCACCAGTGGAGGGAAACGTCATGGACAGGCGTTCTCTCGCGGCTCGTATAACGGTTTTCCAACACCCGCGCGACCCAACACGGCGACGCAGTCAGGCCGTGCCGGCCACCGCGCGGCCGCCGCACGTGTTTTCCGCCGGCCGCCCCTACCGCGGGTATGACCGCGGTCATCTTCGACATGGACGGCGTCATCGTCGACACGGAACGATACTGGAAGGACGTCATCGAGCAGGTCATCGACGAGCTCGTCGTGGACGGCGACGACCTCGAACCGACGGACCTCATCGGCATCAACGTCCACGACCAGTACGACCGCCTCCGCGAGGAGGGGTACGACCTCACCGTCGACTCCGCCGACGAGTACTTCGACTTCTACGACGACCACGCGAAAGCCGTCTACACCGAGCACGCCGACCTGATGCCGGGCTTCCACGACCTCCTCGACGAACTCGACGAGCACGGCGTGCCGCTCGCCGTCTGCACGTCCTCGTACCCGAGCTGGCTGGAGATGGCGTTCGACCGCTTCGACCTCGACGGCCGCTTCGACGTGGTGGTGTCCGCGGCCGACCTCGACATCCCGGGGAAGCCCGAACCCGACATCTACGAGGCGACGATGAACCGCCTCGGCGTCACCGCCGACGAGACGGTGGTCGTCGAGGACTCGGAGAACGGCATCCGCGCCGCCGCCCGCTCGGGCGCGTACGTCATCGCGTACGAGGCCGACGAGGCCGGCGAGATGGACGCGTCCGCCGCGGACGAAGTCGCCGCGTCCGCGAGCGACCTCCGCGAGCGCTTGCTCGCCGTGCTCGACGCGCGCTAATGCCATTCCCGCGACGGATCCGAGGACGCGTTCGCGTCGCGGGGTGAATGCGGGCGTGGAAGCGAGCTACCGCGACAGCTAGTCCCAGAACGCCTTCGTCCGGGCGTACTCGCGTTCGCGTTCGAGGATGTCCCGGTAGAAGTCCGCCTCGTTCTCCCGGTGGTTGTTGATGATGCGGGCGGCGTTCTGCGGGCCGACCCCGCGAGCGACGAGCGCCTTCACGGCCTTCGACCCGTGGCCCTGCACGAGGCTCGCGTTCCGGTAGACGCGCTCGGTTCGCTTCTCCTGTTCCGCGTCCTTCTCGTCCGCCCGCACCGCTGTCACCGCGTCGTCCGCCCACGGACTCAGCGCGGCTACCATCGTCGACCCGCACCGCGGGCACTCGGGCTGGTCTTGCACGCGGGAGACCTTCGTCTCGTGCTCCCAGTCCTGGCAGTGCACGCAGAACAGCCGGACGCGGTCGTCCTCGATGCGGTTCTTCACGGTGTTGATGACGCTCGCGTCCGCGTTCTCGGGCGTGAGGAGTTCCTGGCCCGACGACCGGCCGCCGACGCCGATGGCGGTACGGCGGCCGTGCACGACGAGGTCGAGGTCGCCGGACTGGAGCCGGGAGAGCACGTCCCGCGCGCGCTCCACGTCGAGGTCGGTGTGGAACACCTCCCGCATCGCCTCGTCGTAGACCGGCGTGTCCTCGAGGGCGGCCATCACGCGGTTCAGGCCGACGCCGTCCCGGCCCTTCCAGCGCTTGAGCGCGCCGAACTTCGCCGCGACGTGACTCAGCGTGAACTTGAGCGCGTCCGACTTCTTCAGCGAGAGTTCGAGCAGCGGACGGATGTGGTCGGGGTCGGTCTCCTCCAGCACGTCGAGCACGTCGCTCGCCCGGGTTCCCTGCGGAACCTCCAAGGAGATGCGGTACGGCCCCACGTCCAGCCCCACCGAGGAGCCGGTTCGCTGACCGAGAAGCGCGGAGAGCAGCCGTCCGAGCGTCTCGTTCGCGCGGTGGCCGAGCGCGGCGTTCACCACGATGTCGCGGCCCTGTGACTCCACGACGACGCGGTCGTCGGTCGGCACGGGCGCGTCCGCGTCGACCGTTCGCTCCACGGGGTCGAGCGCCTGCTCCGCCGTGTAGGCGTCCGTCGGATACCGCTCGACCAGGTCGCGCGCGACGGACTCGACGCCGGCGCCCGACTCGAACTGCGGGCCGACGACGCGCCGAATCTCCCCGACCTCCTGCGCCACGTCGTACGGCACCGGGATCTCGGAGCCGGTCCACGACGGCACTTCGCCCGAGGGGTCTTCGATGGGACTGACCTCGACCCGGCCCTCCTCCTCGTCCACCTCCGCGATGCGCCACATCTCGCCGCGCTGGATGAACGACGCGCCCGGTTCCGCGAAGTTCACGACGAACCGCTCGTCCAGCGTCCCGACCTGCCGGCCCGACGCCACGTCGTACACCTCGTACGTCTCCTCGTCGGGTATCATCGAGAGGTTCGCGTAGTAGTACTGCCACGTCCCCCCGGACTTCTCGATGGTGTCCGCCTCCTCGTCCAGCCACAGCACGCGGTTCCGGCTGAGTTCCTCCACGACCGCCTTGAACGTCTCCTCGTCGAGGTGGCGGAACGGGTACGCCCGCGTCACGATCTGGTACGCGCGATACGCCTTGAGCTCGCCGAAGTCCATCAGCAGACCCACGACCTGGTTCGCGACCGTGTCGAGGCTGCCGTGGTGAATCGGCGTCTCCTCCACGTCGCCATCGGCGGCCCGGCGGGCGATCGCGAGCGCCTCCAGCGTGTCGTCCGGGTGGCCGGTGACGATGGTGCCGTGCGAGACCTCGTCGCGGCGGTGGCCGGCGCGCCCGACGCGCTGGAGGAGGCGCGCGACCTCCCGCGGACTCGAGTACTGGACGACGTGGTCGATGCGGCCCACGTCGATACCGAGTTCCATCGAACTCGTACACAGCAGTCCGTCCAGCTCCCCGGCCTTGAACTGGTCTTCGACCTCGATGCGGGCCTCCTTCGAGAGGCTACCGTGGTGGACGCCGATGTTCGCGCCGAGTTCCTTGAACCGCGACCCGAGCGCCTCCGCCGTCTGCCGCGTGTTCACGAAAACCAGGGTGGAGTCGTGTTCGTCGACGATTTCACGTATCGCTCGGACGTGGCTCGCGACGTCGGGACTCGTCAGGAGTTCGTTCGACAGCCGCTCGTCGGACTCCCGCACTCGCGGTTCGCGCACCGTGAAATCCACCTGTGAGGTCACGTCGACCTCCACGATGTCGCACTCCCGGCCGCCCGTGAGGAAGTTCGCGACCTCCCGCGGGTCGCCGACGGTCGCGGACAGGCCGATGCGCTGGAAGTCGCCCGCGAGTTCCCGGAGGCGTTCGAGGCCGATGGTGAGTTGGGCGCCGCGCTTCGCGCCAGCGAGTTCGTGCACCTCGTCCACGACGACGTGGTGGACGTCGGAGAGCGCGCGCCGCAGTTTCTCGCCGGTGAGCATCGCCTGCAGCGTCTCCGGCGTCGTCACCAGCACGTCCGGCGGGTCGTTCGCCTGCTTGGTGCGCTGGTACTGCGTCGTGTCCCCGTGGCGAACGTCCACCTCGATATCCAGTTCCTCACCCCACCAGTCGAGACGCTCGCGCATGTCGCGGTTCAGCGCGCGCAGCGGCGTGACGTACAGCGCGCTGATGCCGAACCGCGGCTCCGCCTCCGCGATAGCCGACAGAACCGGCAGCATCGCCGTCTCCGTCTTCCCCGTTCCCGTCGGCGCGATGACGAGGCCGTCGTGGCCCGCCACCAGCGGCGGAATCGCGCGCTGCTGCGGCTCCGTCGGCGTGCTGAACCCGCGCTCCGAGAGCGCGCTCCGAACCGGCCCTGACAGCCGGCTGAACGCGTCGGCGACGCCCGCGTCGCTCATACAGAACACTGGGCTGGCGGCCGGATAAGCACACCGTGAGCGTGCTATCAATCGACACCCGCTGGCTACTTGGGGCGGGGGGACGAGGAACCGATATGTATCTCGCAGACGAAGCCTGGCCCGACCTGCAGGGCGAACTCGACGGCACCGTCGCGCTCGTCCCGCTCGGCTCCACGGAACAGCACGGCCCCCACCTCCCCGAGGCCACCGACCACCTCATCGCGGAGGCGTTCGCGAGACGGGCCGCCGACCGCACCGGCTTCCTCTGCACGCCCACCGTCAACATCGGCGTCAGCCCCCATCACCGCCAGTTTCCCGGGACGATGTGGGTGGACGCGCCCGCGTTCCGCCAGTACGTCGAATCCTTCACGCGAAACCTCGCCTACCACGGCGTCCGAAAAGTCGTGTTCGTGAACGCGCACGGGGGGAACGTCGAGCACCTGCGCGAGGTCGGCCGCCGCCTTCGCGACGCCGAGGACGCCTACGCCGTCGAGTGGATGTGGAACGATTCCATCCCCGACCTCGTGGACGACGCGTTCGAGCACAACGGCCCGCACGGCGGCCCGAAGGAGACCGCGCTCATCCAGTACCTCCACGGGAATCTCGTGCACGACGACCGCCTCGAAGACGCACACGAGGGCGGCGTCGAATCCCTCGCCGACCTCGACACCGTGAAGCACGGCGCGCGAACGTTCTACGACGCCGTCGAGAACAGCGAGAACGGCGTGTTCGGCGACCAGACCGACGCCACTCCGGAGAAGGGTGAAGCGCTGTTCGAGGCCGCGCTCGACGAACTCTGCCAGCTCGCGGAGTGGCTCGACGACCAGCCGTTCGAAGCCCTCCTCCCGCCGGAGAGAGTATAAATAGGAAGCCGCGGCCAGACTCGGCGTGTTCTGACGATGGCCCGCGGGCCGCCGACTCGACGCCGTCCTTCGACGACACCCGTTCGGGTACTGGCGACGCACGGCCCGCGGACGCGGACGCGTCGGCCGCACGCCCTACAGGTAGCGGTAGTCACCCAGCCGCGTGGCGTCGAGGAGGTAGGCGTCCGCCGACGGCAGCGCCTCCGGGAGGAACGGCGCGAGGAACCCCTGTCCCTCGACGTTCACCCACGTCCCTCCACAGAGGTCGTTGAACGCCGGGCACACGACCAGCTCGGCGTCCACCTCGACGCGCTCCCCGAACCGGTCGCGGAACGGGCCCGAGTCGAGCGGCCCGCGGAGCCACGCGCGCTCCACCCGCGACCCGCCGACCGCGTCCTCCAGCCGAACGGCCGGGTGTTCGTGCCCCATGCAGACCACGTCCGCCGAGAGCACGTCCCGGCTCGGCCACGTGTGGCCGTGCACGAACCCCACGTCGCCGAACCGCGCGCCATCGCCCGGCGTCACCTCGACGTCGAGCACGTCGTCGAGGTTGCCGTCGTGGTTCCCGCGAACGAGCGTCACCGGCACGGGACACTCCCGGACGAGGGTTTCGAGTTCCTCGCGCTCCGCGCCGTCCGGCGTCCCGATCTGGTGGCCGAGGTCGCCGAGGAACACCACGCGCTCCGCGCCCGTCCGCACGACGAGCGACAGCACGCGCTCCCGTCGCGTCTCCGCCTGCGAATCGACTTCCAGCCCCTCACGACGGAGCGAGCGCTCGATGCCCGCGTGGTAGTCCGCGACCACGAGCGCCGACTCCCCGCCGAGATCTGCGACCGCCGCGGGCGCGTCCGGGACGGGTTCGACGCGCGCCATCAGATGGCCTTGAGCGTGTCCTCCCCGGACTCGTAGCACCGCCCGCTCATCAGCGCGCTCTGAATGGCGTCCTCGACGTCACCGGTGTCTTCGTCGGTCGCTTCGACGACCGTCCGAATCACCTCGTCGCGGTCGACGCCGTTCCCGTCGTCGAGGTCGTCCATCGTGTCCACGACGAAGTCCTCAAGATCGCCCTCGAACACGTTCTCGCCCTCGCCGTCCGATTGGTCGTCATCGGCGTCGAGCGATTCGCTGGAGTCCTCGAACTCGTCCGGATCCGCTGCCTCGGGTTCGATACCGACCTCGCCCGCCTCGGGGATGTCGTCGCCCGTGGAGAAGTCCATGTCGAACTCCTCCTCGATTTCCTCGCGCTCCTCCTCGTCGAACTCGTACATCTCGTCCGACCCCCCGGACTCGAAGTCACCGAGGCTCTCGGACTCCTCGGATTCGGGTTCGACCGCCTCGGGTTCGGGCGCGGTGGACTCCGCGAGTTCCTCGGTCGTTCCGACCTCGCCGGCGTCCGTCGCCTCCGGCTCCGCCTCGACCGCCGAGACCTCCGCAGTCTCGGACTCGGGTTCGCTCTCGGACTCCACGTCCGCTTCAGTCTCGGACTCGGACTCCGCCACCGACTCACCCGTCGATTCGGGTTCCGATTCAGGTTCGCGTGCCGGTTCCGAGTCGTCCGTGCTCGTCTCGAATTCGAGGTCGGCAGCCAGGTTCGACTCGACCGCGCCGCCGGCGTCGGGGGCGGGTGTGGTGGCGCCGACTTCGTCGCGGTCGCCGGCGACGACTTCGGCGGCCTGCCGGGCGACCGTCCGGAGGGCGTCGAGATACGCTTCGGTGGTGCCGTAGTGGTCGACGGCGAGCGGGACGCCCGCGGCGAGGTCGGGGCGAACCCCGGCGTCCGTGAGCGCGGCCCGGAGGTCGCTCTCGCGTTCCTCACGGCCGAGCGCTGCCGCGAACACGCCGATTCGCTCCGCGGTCTGTTCGGCCGTGCGGACGACCCAGCGGTCGCGGGTGTCCGCGTCCACCTCGCTGATGGACTCCGGGCGGACCGACGTGTAGACCGTGTCGGCGTCGTCCGGCTCGAACGTCCGCGCTTTCCCGGTGACGGCGACGAACGCGGGCGCGTCCAGGCGTTCGAGGGACGCGAGCGCGTCCGGCTGGTACTGCCCGGCGTACACGACGAACGCGCCCGTCGGGTCAACGATTCGCGCACGCAACACGTCGTCGCTCACGTACTCCACTTCGGTGAGCACGCCGACGACGAACAGTCGGTTGACGCGCGCGCCCGTCGGCGTGACGACGTAGTTCGGCGCGCGCTCCTCGTCCGACTCCGCGTAGCTGAAGTCCGCGTCGTCGAACTCCGCCGCGAACACCCGCCACGCGACCTCTCGGCTCGGGCGGTCGTCTGGGGTCGAGTTCGAGCTCATGCGTCCACCTCCGCCAGGAAGGCCGCGGCACGCGCGGCCGGGTCGTCGTCGGCGGGGCGGAACGCGGTCGCTTCGAGGTTCGCGCCGTACTCGTCCACGGAGAGGTGGCCGCGAACGACGTACTCGCCGCCGACGAGTTCCGCTCGGATGGTGTCAGCGACGACTTCCTGATCCATCGCGTCGCGCGCCTGCTCGCGGGCGTCCTCGATACCGCCGCCGTACACCTGCTCGGTGAGGTCGCTGCCGAGAATCGCGGTGACGGTGGCGGTGCCGTCGTCGAGAATGGCCTTCACGCGGAGGTCGTCCTCGCCGTCGACTTCGCCGTGCTGGCGGCACTGGCCCTTCTGGGTGACGCGCCCGCACTCGGGACAGCGCTGGATGAGGCCGCTCCCGTCCCGGACTTCGAGGACGTTCCCCTGGAGTTCCACGTCGTACGCGCCGCCGCGACCGACGGCGTCCCGAATCTCCATCCGGGCCGGACCACCGAGTTCGATGGGATCGGAGAGTTCGGTGACGGTGGAGAACTCGGAGACGTTCACGGAGGGGACGCCGCGGAACTCCCGGACGTACACGTCCTCGATGCGGACGGACGCGCCCTCCCTGAGTTCGGCGTGCGGGTTCCAGTCCGTGAACGGGAGGCGCGCGGACTCGTCGCCGACGACGCCGGAGAGGATTTCGGTCTCACCGTCCCGGCCGTCGATAGTTCGCGTCTCGACCTCCACGACCTGGACTTCGACGTTCCGGCCGCGGTCGCCCGCACGCAGTTCCGCGAGGTCGCGGTCGCCGCCGACCTCGTACGGCACGTCCAGCGCGTCGTCCGCCGCTCCGACGGTCGATGATTCTCCGAAGTTGAGTTCGGGACGTCCCTCGTACTCGCGGACGCTCGCGTTCCCGATAGTGACGGTCTTCCCGGGTTCGAGGTCGAACTCCTCCCACGCGGTGTAGGAGATCTTCCCGGATTCGTCGGCGAGTTCTCCCTCCAGAATCGTGTGGTCGTCGCCCTGGTAGCGGATCGAGCGCGTGCCGACGGTGAGCACGACGGCGGTGACGGTGACGCTTCCACTGTCCGTGTCGATATCGGCGATGTCCGCGGCGGACGGCCCGGTGTTCCCGCCACCGTCGCCGTACTTGCGTCGGAGGCTCTGCTTGGCCTCCTCGATGGGAACGCTGTACTCGACTAGGTTTTCGAGTCCTTCCTTGACCTCCTGTTTGTCAACGCCGAGGTCGGAGGCGAGATCCTCAGCATGGTCGTCGAGGTTCATCACTCGACGGTTCGGACGGCGCGGATAAAAAGCGTTCGCGGACCGAAATCCGTTTCTCCCATCCTCCGAAACTCCAGAGCCATGCACGTCCGCGTGAACGCCGCGACGAGCGTCGACGGGAAACTC is drawn from Salarchaeum sp. JOR-1 and contains these coding sequences:
- a CDS encoding Single-stranded DNA binding protein, producing MNLDDHAEDLASDLGVDKQEVKEGLENLVEYSVPIEEAKQSLRRKYGDGGGNTGPSAADIADIDTDSGSVTVTAVVLTVGTRSIRYQGDDHTILEGELADESGKISYTAWEEFDLEPGKTVTIGNASVREYEGRPELNFGESSTVGAADDALDVPYEVGGDRDLAELRAGDRGRNVEVQVVEVETRTIDGRDGETEILSGVVGDESARLPFTDWNPHAELREGASVRIEDVYVREFRGVPSVNVSEFSTVTELSDPIELGGPARMEIRDAVGRGGAYDVELQGNVLEVRDGSGLIQRCPECGRVTQKGQCRQHGEVDGEDDLRVKAILDDGTATVTAILGSDLTEQVYGGGIEDAREQARDAMDQEVVADTIRAELVGGEYVVRGHLSVDEYGANLEATAFRPADDDPAARAAAFLAEVDA